CCGATAAAGTCTCAGGGGATATGGAACCCTACGTGGTGGATGACTATGTGAAGAAGATTGCCAGTGATAAGAAGGTTGTCTTCAAGCGTATCCAGACAGATGCTACGCCGAAACCACCTACGCCGTATTTCAATGCAGTAACCACCATCAACCCAGTAGCCATTAGTCTGTTGCCGCCTAGAACTGCCCAAAGACCGGGTTTTGCAAGATATCCTGATGCAACAAGGACGGTATTCCCAATACCGGATCATGGTGTTGCCCAGGTGGCCATTCAGCCCGTGGTGGATACTAGCCAGTGGAAGTTGCCCTTCGTAGATGCTCCAGCGGATGATGCATTGAACCCGAATCGGATTATGTTGCCTAGGGGGGTGACGCCGGAGTCGATTCGTGCCTTGGCTTGGGCCCCTAGTGGTTCGCGCCGTGCGTTGGCTGTGCCGTTCCTGGACAAGGCTTTCTTTGATCCACGGCAGTCCATGTTAGCCCGATCGATGGACATTGATATTGATATTTTGCGGAATAGCAAAGTCAAGGATCAACGGGCCTCTGGTGGAACTCCGTTTGCTCCAGATGATGTCTGGTTGCCGGTGAGCGGCATTGTCTATGCCTTCCGTGAGGATGCTGTGCGGGAAGATGCCATCTCTCGACCGGAAAATACTCGGAAAAATACGATGGATGTGCGTGATCCGGCTAATCCAATGGATCCTGAGGTTCCCCTCACGGCAGATAATCGTGGAATTTCGACAAAGCCGATCGATTATCTAGCGGATCCTGATCGTCGTCCCTATGGCTTCCGTCTGCGTAACGGGGTTGACCTGAAACGGGCAGATAGCTTGGTGGGTGGTAATTTCAAGGTGGGTGATAACTATCGAGGGCTATCCTTCTTTACTGATCAACCGCTCTATGTGCGAGGGGATTATAACCTGCACCAGAATGCGGCTGGTAACCTGTTAGAGGAGTTTACCGAGAAAATCCAAGATAAAGCCTTTAACGCAGCCGACTTTTACGATAGTCGTAAGACGCTTGACACGGAGTTCGCTCGACCAGATAGGGATCGTTGGCGTCCATCTGAATTGTTGGCCGATTCTATTAGTATTCAGTCGAATGCCTTCTGTGATGGCAGCGCTGAGGATTACTTCGTTCGTAATCCTGATGTCATTGATGCTGATCGCTACCACCAACCTAGCTATAGTGGCTCCAATACAGGTGGGTTGTACGAGTTGGGTTGTAAGAATAAGGATCGAACCTCGTTCCAAAATGCGAGTCGCCCCAATACGGACTTCAGAACGAACACTTGGGCTTGGCTGCGGGAAAACCCAGCGGTTGTGACCCGTAATGCTGCTGCTGCCAACGGAGCGACCACAAGACCCTTGGGCAAAGATCCCAATGTCTTTAATACTGATATCACGGTAACCTACCCCAACTATTTGTCAGTTGGGGGTGATCCTGATATGCCCATTGAGATTTCGCGCATTGGTGAACCGTTTGGTATCGCTCCCCCGAGAAGACGCTCTGGATCCTTAACAGTAGATTCAGAAAAAGCCTCTCGACCGATTCCGGAATACTTTAATGATTCCAATGTCTCTGGTAATAATCCCTATAGTGATTTGGCGAATAACGCTCGCTTAGCACCTGCGCAGACCACTCGTCTGAATTCGATCGTGGTCAGTGGGATCCCGCCATCCCGTGCAGGTCAATCCTACGGTGGTTTACACAACTTCCCCCGATTCCTAGAGAACTGGGGGAGCGTACCTCTGTACTTCTCCGGCTCGTTCCTCCAACTCAGTTTTAGTAACTATGCGACGGGTCCCTTTGAAGCAGAGGCATGGGAATTAACCAACCAAGGGGAGCTAGCGGCGGCTGATCAATCTGGGGAAAGAATAGGTTACTACAGTCCGCCTAACCGTTTCTGGGGGTATGATGTAGCGCTCCAGTTTGCGCCTGCTGGCCCTGCTGCTTCTCGGTTTGTCTCTCCCAGTTCCACCAAGAATGAGTTCTACAGTGAACCCCAGGTGAATGATCCCTACATTCGTCAACTTTGCCAAGCGGCTAAAACGGGTAAGGTTCCGAGTGTTCCTGCAGCACGTCGCAATAGCCTAGCTTGCCCAACTTAAGGAGTGATTATGCGCACATCAGATTCTTCCCAGTCCGTACGATCGCTCCGGTTCTTGGTGCGGTGGCTGCCATTCCTAGGCCACTCCTCGGAGCAAGGACTGACGTTAATTGAGTCTTTAGTGGCGATCGTGGTTATCTCGATCACGCTTGTCGCGATTACACCACCCATTTTCTTTGCGACTGCTACGCGCATTCAAAATCGCCGTGCAGAGCAGGGGCTGGCACTGGCTCAAGGTGAAGTAGAACGAGTGCGCACGATCGTAGAACGAGGTCAGTATTTTGATACAGACTTGCCGGCTCCTGTAACTGGGGCTCTCAGCAATACCAATCCTGCGCCCCCAACCACCGCTTTAACGGGATTACGAAAGGCATCCAATGTCGATTTACGAGACACCACAGCTTCTCCACCTCTATGTACAGAGGCCAGTCCCTCTGCTCAACCTTCGCTTACCCAGTATGTAAGGGTCGATGTGGATGGGGACTGTACGGCTGATTTCCTAGTACAAACATTTCGGACAGCCGGGACTTCGATTCAATCCACGGATAATGCGGGGAATACCACGAACCTGTCAGTGGGTTTCACGATGGGAGTGCGGGTGTACTCTGTATTAGCGGAAGCCAATTTGAAGGCAGGTAAAGCTGAAACGACGCAGGCCAGCTTGCGGATGACTTCGGGGCAGGGAGGATTTAGATTGCGTCCGGTGTCTGTACTCTATTCTAC
The sequence above is drawn from the Alkalinema sp. FACHB-956 genome and encodes:
- a CDS encoding type II secretion system protein; this translates as MRTSDSSQSVRSLRFLVRWLPFLGHSSEQGLTLIESLVAIVVISITLVAITPPIFFATATRIQNRRAEQGLALAQGEVERVRTIVERGQYFDTDLPAPVTGALSNTNPAPPTTALTGLRKASNVDLRDTTASPPLCTEASPSAQPSLTQYVRVDVDGDCTADFLVQTFRTAGTSIQSTDNAGNTTNLSVGFTMGVRVYSVLAEANLKAGKAETTQASLRMTSGQGGFRLRPVSVLYSTVVKNSNSQGLSSYRELCKAGKC